One genomic segment of Tubulanus polymorphus chromosome 4, tnTubPoly1.2, whole genome shotgun sequence includes these proteins:
- the LOC141904375 gene encoding uncharacterized protein LOC141904375, which yields MTKIEQLIRKRESTIDAFDAEYSVILQIMQRSEERVKLLKTKRYIENHTKSKQPETSTVRVTDDNDHHQFTARLPKLKLPVFDGTYTQWTAFWETIECDVIAGKFSDITKFNYIVGQLRGSALEAVKGLFASGSNLETLTSILKDRFGQNRKIVRAHIQEIYDIPSTTSNYSGLSQFLNKINANVRSLKHLGVDVNACAPFIITSLEKKLPRNLLEKMGTCGQKDNFDLDKFINTYEECLDNLGENVSEKSLQYQHQYRNSRSGTATSLVSVTKQTQLKCTFCDGEHYPTNCQLPIEERLQRVIERRLCRNCLKPNHQAKDCQNRNRCKICKKTHHTSIHRDQHQQTVSGCTFVNQGHALDKIVQTSDINNVKSCEDMNFSIDFGKYALDTTNMVSNENHDYQNEVVLLQTGQVSIEYHNHTLEANTLLDNCSSMSYIRFAVAKALKLVPSYQLSKKVNGFGGHSTKRVFDMAPIGIRTSDGVKFIDVAVTDEIIRPIYRHGWADCLKYEQISNAHLADNFKSEVFVVDLLIGTAHHHLFLKNNLEDVPDGPQLQHTNLGSFVFGPLHRLLTPIDTNRSSTNAYTVSTLTDSSINNRELLDDQSIGDYLHQNIAEFPGDNTFDRESFITQYQGKIEYKHGCYWAPLPWKHEHDELGTNLEQCRARLFQITNRLQRTNRLDQYIKVMEEHRNRGTVSELPNPDSVKEGDCYYLPHFPVLKESNTTP from the exons atGACGAAGATCGAACAACTCATCAGAAAAAGAGAATCAACCATCGACGCATTTGATGCGGAATACTCTGTTATTCTGCAAATAATGCA ACGATCAGAAGAACGAGTTAAACTTCTGAAAACCAAACGATATATTGAAAACCACACGAAGTCTAAACAACCCGAAACATCAACTGTCCGGGTAACAGACGACAATGATCATCATCAATTTACGGCGAGATTACCTAAATTGAAACTGCCTGTATTCGACGGAACTTACACCCAGTGGACAGCGTTCTGGGAAACGATTGAATGCGACGTCATCGCAGGAAAATTCAGCGATATAACAAAATTCAACTATATCGTCGGTCAGCTTCGGGGAAGCGCCCTCGAAGCAGTTAAGGGACTATTCGCATCCGGCTCGAATCTCGAGACATTGACATCAATTCTGAAAGATCGTTTCGGACAAAATCGTAAAATTGTTCGAGCGCATATTCAGGAAATCTATGATATTCCATCAACAACTTCGAACTATTCAGGACTGTCACAATTTCTAAATAAGATCAACGCGAATGTAAGATCATTAAAACATCTGGGCGTTGACGTTAACGCGTGTGCACCATTCATCATAACATCGTTAGAGAAAAAACTACCGCGTAATCTATTAGAAAAAATGGGCACATGCGGTCAAAAAGATAACTTTGATCTGGATAAATTCATTAACACATACGAAGAGTGTCTCGACAATCTGGGTGAAAATGTAAGTGAAAAATCTCTACAGTACCAACATCAGTATCGAAATTCGAGATCCGGTACTGCGACATCATTGGTATCCGTCACTAAACAGACACAGTTGAAATGCACATTTTGTGACGGTGAACACTACCCAACAAACTGTCAACTACCAATCGAAGAACGTCTTCAAAGGGTAATCGAAAGACGATTATGTCGAAACTGTCTCAAACCAAATCATCAAGCAAAGGACTGTCAAAACCGCAATCGCTGTAAAATATGCAAGAAGACACATCACACGTCAATTCACCGAGATCAACATCAACAAACCGTCTCCGGATGTACATTCGTCAACCAAGGTCATGCGCTGGATAAAATCGTTCAAACATCGGATATAAATAATGTCAAATCATGCGAGGATATGAATTTCAGTATCGATTTCGGAAAATACGCATTGGATACTACCAACATGGTCAgtaatgaaaatcatgattatcaaaatgagGTTGTGTTGCTGCAAACGGGGCAGGTGAGTATTGAATATCACAATCACACTTTGGAAGCCAATACCCTGCTCGACAATTGTTCCTCTATGTCATACATTCGCTTCGCTGTTGCCAAAGCTCTCAAATTGGTACCGTCGTACCAACTATCGAAAAAGGTAAATGGTTTCGGTGGCCATTCTACGAAGCGCGTATTTGATATGGCACCCATAGGCATTAGAACATCTGATGGCGTTAAATTCATCGACGTAGCTGTCACTGATGAGATAATTCGTCCCATCTATCGACACGGTTGGGCTGATTGTCTAAAGTACGAACAAATCTCAAATGCACACCTCGCAGATAACTTCAAATCCGAGGTATTCGTGGTCGATTTATTAATCGGTACTGCCCATCATCATCTATTCTTAAAGAACAATCTGGAGGACGTACCGGACGGTCCCCAGTTACAACACACGAATCTCGGTAGTTTCGTTTTCGGGCCCTTACACAGGTTGTTAACCCCTATTGATACAAATAGGTCTAGTACAAATGCATACACGGTAAGTACCCTTACAGACTCATCAATTAACAATCGGGAACTGTTGGATGACCAAAGCATAGGAGACTATCTACACCAAAACATAGCTGAGTTTCCCGGGGATAACACTTTCGATCGAGAAAGTTTCATAACGCAGTATCAAGGTAAGATAGAGTATAAACATGGGTGTTACTGGGCCCCACTCCCATGGAAACATGAACATGATGAGCTGGGTACCAATCTGGAACAATGCCGGGCTAGATTGTTTCAGATCACCAATCGTCTCCAAAGAACCAATCGACTTGACCAGTACATAAAAGTAATGGAAGAACATCGCAACCGAGGTACAGTATCTGAATTACCAAACCCTGATTCTGTCAAGGAAGGGGATTGTTACTACTTGCCACATTTCCCTGTACTAAAGGAGAGTAACACAACCCCTTAA
- the LOC141904377 gene encoding uncharacterized protein LOC141904377, protein MLIDLPTLIMKFRIGRIGLSADIAKAFLSVKLQEGDRRYVRFLWYKDNNPNNPIVPYQHNTVIFGSTASPFMLAAVLNKHLQLSDSWIAADMINRFYVDNLLTSVMSEVDALSYYQSSNKILNDAGFHLRQWASNSKQVSDAAKIDEIQYPTEEVSVLGMSWNTRTDLISLSQAQLVTTTTNTKRSVVSQTASVYDPLGLAGPVIALAKIFINKLWLTGKDWDDRLSTEETGEWDVIRSNLRQTNEIIVPRWLGMDTNQKVHFMVFSDAAPNVAIGCVVYAKQGGNVQIIGSKNKVVSKNKSGWTVPKLELEAMTMAVKYVNTVIDAYSSQFKTIEVRYFTDSTIALCWLKSNKDLTQFVKNRVEKIKNGSLVDRWTHMASEHNPADIISRGMSFDNLRRSMWFTGPQWMLASLAPPVANEDIGVTILAAATEYENEFITRETQDSDKQGIHNIIDVNEFTDWTKLIKVIALVKRAFKKGLTHKRCQLSAADMYSAEMTLILSHQRRTYPDVFRYIETNKGKCPALVRQLGIEKDKHGGYLRCVGRLKNAKRVNPLLNSHNSYLATLIIRQSHENVLHYGVGMTICDVRKRYWISAVRFVAKKNLHRCVTCKKLYGKPYTAPDPPPLPDFRLTNFRPFSATAMDFTGHLNVRKGVTEVGKCYICLYTCCTTHLEVVNDLSVDSYIRSFRRFCTAYSTPNILYSDNAKTFVAGEAEIKRLFEIANSSQSQNHYAEKRVAFKYAPVQAPWMAGVHERCVGTIKRAVKKTLKNALVTIEELQTLVKEIQAIVNNRPLTYVEEKIDELKPVTPNSLIYGRDVELIPNEEIGESVIFDADYLNNTSITLQKMAFYRAKLITDFQNRFKSEYLAVLRERHRTEIKKRHHKKATIKNGDVVVINDKDTPRHKWKLGIITETLESSDGGIRAARVKTINGTTCRAVSKSYPLEFSVDVIVKQNKSAADKPKPLKRPCREAAHKARAKIAQLATDSDHDSDST, encoded by the coding sequence ATGCTCATTGATCTACCTACCCTCATAATGAAATTCAGAATTGGTAGAATTGGTTTGTCGGCTGACATAGCTAAGGCATTTCTATCAGTTAAACTACAGGAAGGTGACAGGAGGTATGTACGATTTCTCTGGTACAAGGACAATAACCCAAACAATCCGATCGTTCCTTACCAACACAATACCGTTATTTTCGGTTCTACTGCTAGCCCGTTCATGCTAGCGGCAGTGTTGAATAAGCATTTGCAACTGAGCGATTCTTGGATCGCAGCGGATATGATCAACAGATTTTACGTTGATAATCTACTCACGAGTGTGATGTCAGAGGTCGATGCTCTGTCATATTATCAATCATCGAACAAAATTCTCAACGACGCAGGTTTCCACTTACGTCAGTGGGCCTCGAACTCGAAACAGGTAAGCGATGCAgcgaaaatcgatgaaattcaGTACCCCACAGAAGAGGTGTCAGTTCTAGGAATGAGCTGGAATACTAGAACTGACCTCATTTCGTTATCTCAGGCTCAGTTGgttacaacaacaacaaatacTAAACGGTCTGTAGTTTCGCAAACAGCCTCGGTTTATGACCCACTTGGCTTAGCTGGCCCAGTTATCGCATTAGCTAAGATATTTATCAACAAACTGTGGCTGACTGGAAAAGACTGGGATGACAGGTTATCAACAGAAGAAACGGGTGAGTGGGATGTTATTAGGTCAAATTTGCGACAGACGAATGAAATCATAGTGCCGCGTTGGCTTGGTATGGACACCAATCAGAAGGTACATTTCATGGTATTCTCCGATGCTGCTCCGAATGTAGCCATCGGCTGTGTGGTTTATGCAAAACAAGGTGGAAATGTACAGATTATAGGTTCTAAAAACAAAGTCGTGTCCAAAAACAAATCCGGATGGACTGTTCCAAAGTTGGAGCTCGAAGCGATGACTATGGCTGTCAAATATGTAAACACAGTCATAGACGCATATTCATCACAATTCAAAACAATTGAGGTAAGATATTTTACCGATTCAACTATAGCTCTGTGTTGGCTGAAATCAAACAAGGATTTGACCCAATTTGTAAAGAATCGAGTCGAAAAGATCAAGAATGGGAGCCTTGTGGATCGCTGGACGCATATGGCTTCAGAACACAATCCGGCTGACATCATTTCTAGAGGCATGTCCTTTGACAATCTTAGAAGATCTATGTGGTTCACAGGCCCTCAGTGGATGCTAGCCTCTTTGGCCCCTCCCGTTGCTAATGAGGATATCGGGGTCACAATCCTCGCAGCAGCAACAGAAtacgaaaatgaattcatcacTCGAGAAACGCAAGATTCCGACAAACAAGGTATTCACAACATTATTGATGTCAACGAATTCACTGATTGGACCAAGCTCATAAAGGTTATAGCGTTGGTCAAGCGAGCCTTTAAAAAAGGGCTAACACACAAACGATGTCAATTGTCTGCTGCTGACATGTACTCAGCTGAAATGACACTGATACTTAGCCACCAACGTAGAACATACCCTGATGTTTTCAGATACATCGAAACAAACAAAGGTAAGTGCCCTGCTCTTGTTAGGCAGTTAGGTATCGAAAAAGACAAACATGGTGGTTACCTTCGTTGTGTAGGTCGACTTAAGAATGCGAAACGGGTAAACCCTCTTCTCAATTCACACAACTCATACCTAGCTACGCTCATCATACGCCAATCTCACGAAAATGTCCTACACTACGGTGTTGGTATGACAATATGCGATGTTCGGAAGCGATATTGGATCTCGGCGGTCAGATTCGTTGCCAAGAAAAATCTCCATCGATGCGTAACATGCAAAAAGCTGTACGGTAAGCCCTATACCGCCCCTGACCCCCCACCTCTTCCGGACTTCAGGTTGACCAATTTCAGGCCTTTCTCCGCCACTGCCATGGATTTCACTGGCCATTTGAATGTCCGGAAAGGGGTGACAGAGGTAGGTAAATGTTACATATGTTTGTACACGTGTTGTACAACCCATTTAGAAGTGGTTAACGACCTGTCCGTAGATTCTTACATACGCTCGTTTCGACGTTTTTGTACGGCCTATTCGACTCCAAATATACTCTACAGCGATAATGCGAAAACCTTCGTCGCGGGGGAGGCCGAAATAAAGCGTTTATTTGAAATCGCAAATTCGTCTCAATCACAAAACCATTATGCTGAAAAGCGTGTTGCCTTCAAGTATGCTCCAGTCCAAGCCCCTTGGATGGCGGGAGTTCACGAGCGGTGCGTAGGTACGATAAAACGAGCTGTCAAGAAAACGCTTAAGAATGCTCTCGTTACAATTGAAGAATTACAAACGCTTGTTAAAGAAATTCAGGCTATAGTAAATAATAGGCCCCTAACTTACGTCGAAGAAAAAATTGACGAGCTAAAACCAGTCACTCCTAATTCGTTAATCTATGGACGTGACGTCGAGTTGATACCTAACGAAGAAATCGGGGAATCTGTAATATTTGATGCGGATTATTTGAACAACACGAGCATAACGTTGCAAAAGATGGCCTTTTATAGAGCCAAGCTCATTACTGATTTTCAAAACCGTTTTAAATCTGAGTACCTAGCTGTACTCCGCGAACGACATAGAACTGAAATTAAAAAGCGACATCACAAAAAGGCCACAATAAAAAACGGAGATGTGGTAGTGATTAACGACAAAGACACTCCTCGTCACAAATGGAAACTCGGAATTATTACCGAAACCCTCGAAAGTAGTGACGGCGGTATCCGCGCGGCTAGGGTCAAAACCATCAACGGAACAACTTGTCGAGCAGTGTCAAAATCATATCCACTTGAATTTAGTGTAGATGTGATTgtgaaacaaaacaaatcagCAGCTGACAAACCCAAACCATTAAAAAGACCCTGTCGTGAAGCAGCACACAAAGCTCGAGCTAAGATTGCTCAACTGGCGACTGATAGTGATCATGATTCGGATTCGACTTAG